taacgctgagttgttctagattcagtgcttgggcggtttttaatttgctagcatatttttctttatcgacttttagcttttctgtgtctatttgtatcgtgttattaaagttaattctacgtttgctatacttaatcCTTAGTTTAGCTCTAACCATTTGCACCATTTGCATCTTGCAATACACGTATCTATTTCATTTCAACGTGAGAGGTCGATAAGGTTGAGAGAGTTGCGAGATTGTCAAGGGTATTAAAGATAGAATTTATAAGGTTTATGGATTAATTTGTTCGATTATGAAAAAAGGAAcaatttttgattatttgtttAAAAAGGAATGTGGGATATGAAGTGCTTCTTATTTGTTTTATATGATGAGAGAATCTGGCTCAAGTTATCAATGTCAGTTCTTTTATTTACGGGTGCTGGATCTTTTAGAATTTGGTAAATTTCAAGGGGGATGACTtgtgataattttgttgtttgcaaAGTATGTTGACGTTTGTGAAGTTGATTAGGTGTTTGGTTGAAAGAGCTTGTTGTGCGAGGGTTTGGAAATCCTAATGTCGACCATCCTAATGTCtcttcaaggtcgactaacgtcccGCAAAAGCGACAAGTATTCAGTCTTTTGTAGGTTTATTTCTAgttcattttttgtgtattcctctTCCTAATCCACAATGAATTGTGAATTAATTCCATATAAACGTAATATTTACTTCAAGTATTGCTGTAAATTGAGAAATAAACTCGTTGATAAGACAGCTTTGTTAAATGAACCGATTCGAAAAATGAATATGTAATACCTTACATCGTTCGTTCTATACCTCTTTAAATAGCCGATATTCTACCGTAAAACCAGCGATAAAGTTTTCAaggtttaaaaacaaattttatcattaataggcAGACGTGAAATTGGAACAATATTTTTCGAAGGTTTATTTTTCGTAAATAAAATGATATCTAATGTTGATTAAAGCAAATACTGTTCAATCGTTTGTTTACGAAAGGGCTCgtgtcataaaatttttattttcgtacaTCTAAAAACCCATTAAGGTAAATGTGGGAGTAATTGACACTTTAataaattattcttcttcttatggtgccctattcaattagtggatgttggcgacaattctggcatactagTCTCGGTCTTGTGTAGCTCTAAAGAATGCATGGGCATCGatgtttgtccaatcccttatgtttttaagccatgagtatttctttcttccgatgccccgttttccatttatcttcccgtccataataagctttaagaactggtacttggaatttcgaaatatatgacccagataagcagtttttcttctttttattattggcaacaattcgttctctgcccattagatttaatacttcgacatttgttgtgtgatcggtccagggaattttaagtagtcttctacatacccacatttcaaaggcctccaatcggttcatcacattgtcctttatggtccaggtttctacaccatatagcagtatggagtaaatgtaacattttacaaagcaaTATCTAAGCGtcaagttaaggctgctgttgcttaacaagattctcatattagtaaatgctgttctggcttgctgaatcctgctacgtatctctatgtctggatctagatcttcagttatccaactaccgagatatctgaacttggggaccttttggatgttcttattgtttactcttatatttaattgcctattttgtgttctgctaaccaccattaccttcgtcttgtctatttTAATCTTCAAGtccagtcgttctccttcagtgtttattctatctattagtcgttgtagcgcttcttggctatcagctattatgattgtatcatcagcatagcaaagattactaatagtctgtccgttcattttgattccatcttcagtgtcacttaaggctctatcgTAAATcgtttcagagtacagattaaaaaggaggggtgacagaacacgaccctgtcgtacacctttttcgattgagaaatatgatatagattccagtcctactctcacagatgccacttgattcatataaaggttctttatgattttaaggtcattctcatctatcgaacgATCCTGAagcaatcttactaattctgaatgattaaaacaatcgaacgctttctggtaatctataaagcataggaagacatatttttgttgatctctgcatttctgaagtaggacagttaagctacaaagtgcttctcttgtgccaaatccttgtttgaaaccgaactgtgtggggctaatgtctctttcacatctgttgtatattcttgtgtgatttatttttaagaagagttttaggcctggctcaataagctgatcattcggaattggtcgcaactattagcgtttggcttttttgggattGGTATAAAGGTTGATTGAAGCCAATCCTGTGGTATTTGAGCGGATCCATTGTCTTCACTCTATATTGTTAGAACctctatatattaataaatatgtatGCTAATAAATTACACAACTTgaaatacataatataatttaaagaaaattcCAATCTGCTTGTTCATTTTTTACCAAGATATTCTTCAGACAAAATACTTTCTTCTAGAACTAACAGATATCATTAGTTATAATTGAATTTTTTCTATTAGGTGTTTAGAAAATGGGGTTCAATAGTTGACAAGTGTTCTAAAAAATGACATGTAAAGTTGTAGTAGTTGACATCAtatcataaaaattatatttttcaagGTTAAGTATGTTAACGTTATTTATTTAGAGATGTATTAgacatataaataaaaatggttattaaatttcaaatacatttttaaaGAATAGTAAATTTTCATGATTTATTAGATTTCCTAACATTgaatacttaaactaatataaaaatatgaagaaTACAAAGCACACTATTTGTCTTCTACTGTAGGCCACTTAAATTTTCCATCCTCTTCATGTTTGAGGAAGGAGATCTCATAATCGGTATTATCTGAATCTTCCTCATCATCAGAAATATTGATTATCTGgtcaacaaaatatttattcgttttctTACCCAAAAACTTAACAAGCATAAAATCATTAATGCTgaatttctttaataattctACCTCTATCTCACTTGTTATTAACTCAAAACTAACATCATTTGTGGAGGAACCAGATTCCACCCATTCTTCACCTGAATCACTGCTAGAACTGTtaaccttcttctttttctttgttctttttgttAACTGTTAATGCCTCTGTCTCTGCTTTCTTTAGTTTTTTGTTGCGCTTATTTTCTgcctttccttttcttctttttgtttttctttgtttttttttgtattacagAAGGGAGTTTTTTCTTGGAATGTCTTTTCAAAGTACGAGGTTTCTCTTCAGGCCAAAACAGGACGGATTTAAATGGAGATGGGATTATTTTACCCCCATCCCCCTGTACACTGGAGCTTTTATTGCCGCGAAaggaaaaaagctttgagaaaacatcctgccaggtccgtcaacgaattgaaggaaaaattgcaagaaatatgggattggtttacattagaattttgtcagaacttgctaaaaactatgcctcgaagaattggggatgtcattaacaacaaaggggatgtaactcagtggtaaactttcacaacttttcacaatttattattattctgtttattcaatagttttcattacgttataaaatattttctataattaggaaattcaaaaattttgttcaatgtattaaaacttctaaaatttacgctgcgcttttatttttgtactctaaaattgaattttcttatcaatctaacgttgggccaactgatatgggaagggacTCCTATACTGGTACTGGTATAAATAGTACTTAGATAGAAATATAGTCGACACCGCATCGGAACCAATTCAATGAAAATTACGCCGAATGTATCACAAAAATTCAAGTATCAAACTCTTTTCCCGAACAGTGGATTAAAAGAATGGACGAAAATCACTCCGCTGTTTATATATCCCTTATCTTCTCGATTTATACTCAAAGAAAGTCTTTTCTCCCCTCATTACGCTCCGACTGGAACGCATCCCGGCTTTGCCTACACCGCACCGTTTCCTCCTCAAAACGGTTATACACCAGGATCAATACCGGACTCGTAGTTGTTGCGAGagagtatgtgtatgtgtgtgtgtgttgttgaTCCAGGTCGAAATTCTATTAGGTGTAATCGAGTCACGGCCAGGGGCTGCGCGGCGAATCACCTATCGGAGGAGTCGTTACGACAATAATATATGGCTGAAGCGAAGGGCTACAtcagaaaaattagaaaaaattgtTACGAAAGGAATTAAAGTAGACAAAAAAACTTATCACGTTATCACGCTTAGGCTACGTGTAAAACAATTCCTCCGTTATTACCTTGGTTTTATCATTCCCTTATAATTTAGAGAAAAATAAGAAAGTACTCACCACATGTACGCTACTCTGAATCGATGAATCCTGGTGCTTCTTCTCGGCTTTGGTCTTGGGCACTCTCTTCGCCTTTGCGTCCAAGTAGCGCTGCTTCAGCTGCAGCGTGTCTTGCATATTTTGCTCACAGTGGCCGCTGAACGATTGATCGAACCGCGGCATACAGTCGCTCTGTCTTCTACGGTAGCCCTCCATGCGACGACGAagtctgaaaataaaaaaaggacaCTTTTTAGacgactatttcactagactatttttaactaatAAAACGTCGTTACTGATGTCGCAGAACGTATAGCAAGGCTCAAGTTGCAATGGGTCAAACATGTTGCCCGAGATAATCCCGAAAAATGGACACAGAGATAACAAACTGGAGACCAAGAGAGAACAGGCGAGGAGTAGGCAGACCACAGAAgaggtgggcagatgatatcaaacaagtcgcgggcaagcagtggatgagaattgccaagAGTAGAAACCAATGGAAGCAAATGGAAGAGGTCTACGACCAGCAGTGGACGAATACaggctaaagaagaagaagaaaacgtcATACCAACGCCACGTTTTatactgacaaaactccttcatcttcaaagtgttcaagaaaaaagaaaactcagtacaaaagcattatccaccgaagaactattaaaaatcatccaaagctacgacgaggaaacccccgatgcagcacaaaaaaagtttttcaatTCTTTGCTCATTTGAtcttgcttggagaggcaatggggccgtaaactgcaagattcacgTTTTCCAGAAagaatttgatgttatgggagaatttactGGCCGAATTGAATACAATAACATtctttccaaaacaaatcaaggcggttcgaaaggtttggcaagcagcaaatggctggtaagaaattcatcaaacgaaaatttatgcccagttagattatttttgaaattattggaAAAAGGGGGAACAAATCTTTTATCAgagactctttcttaccgttgatcccaactggaaggatggatcttggttcaaaaactgtccacttggagtcaacaccgtatctaagtggaccaaaatgtcagctgaaaaaattggaatggatacaaaaaaaaaacataaaataacaaaccattctcatcgatcttcagctgtgtcaggATTGTTCAAGCAAGGTTTTTgtgaacaggagttaattaaattaacgggtcactaAAATGTAAGTTCTCTAAAatcatatctgcagctggattccagtcaccaccagaagttgatctCGAAAATCTCATAACAACATAgcttataataataattgtacattgaatattgttaacaaataaataaagattatgtttcgatGATATCGTGCATTAATTGTTTCGTgaatagtcttgtcgaatatcatttgagagaaaattatttaccggcaaaattttcttctggttttattcaaatttgttgccttttggcaattttcgcttatgaaattttgacaaaatcactcgactgacgtctcgtgataaaactgtcaaaatttaatcgACATCGAATCGATGACAATCGAAAACGTGGAAACTTTCTTCTAAAGGATCCTGCAGTAACTTGCTATCAGTTCCCCTTGTAATTATGGACTACGACAGCCAAATagataaattgataaaaaaatactccttcAGCAGTACGCTTATGACCTGACTGTCCTTAGTATTTTAATTTGGAGTATCTAACGTAACATACATATAGATATACAACACATCCACAAACATAGGCAGTCACAGTCAGAACCAAGCAAAGTTGAAGGAAATGAATGTCACTCACGTGTCACGTGACTCGACCATTTATGAATTATTAATTACATCCAATTGTTACTTGTCTTCGAATGTATAcctttttacaattaaaaaaaaacgtatatatatatgccaagtaattgttgttttttcctgttttttttttaaatcttgtacTGGAGAGGACGGACACCACCAGAACTACCTAATATTTATCTCAGAATAACTATAGTTTGGAGTTGCTGTGAAACATTTCgcgaaaaagtaaaaataattgtttttaaaaaaaaagcagTTGTACAAAAACGGatgttttaattaatttcattgtGCCAAATTGGCtctgtttaagtttacttgattAATAACATATAATCTACACATAAAATGGATACTTATGTGTTGATAAATCAATTTTATCGCCAACTCGTTCACAGGCTTTATCTTTGTTTTACTAAAAACGTAAACAAGGAGACAGTAacaccaaaataaaaattaattcaatGATAAAATAACTGCCCTAAAAAGTTttttgatatcaatattgtttattaaaacaaCGTCAAAATTTTTGGTGATTGAAAAGTGTTTTTTACTTGATGACTATATATAACAGATATGATGCACACGGACAGTGATGACAACCCGTCAGAAGGTAAGAAGAGAAAAGATAGAGGGTCAACTTCAGCTTTCTTGCACAACATAAAAACTGCCAGAACCCCAAGCAAAAGAAAACCAAGGGAAGAAGATCAGGACGAAGTTATGAGTATGTTCAAGAAGATGATGGGGGAACTGAAAGAAATCAGGAATGAAAATAAGGAATATACAGAAGAGATGATagcgctgaaaaaagaaaatataaagatagagcaagaattggaagaaacaaGAAACATATTAACCTAAAgtagaaagaaatgaaaaacagatgaaaagaaataacatagtaattaTGGGTCTACCAAGAGTCGCAAAAGATGAAAGACTCTTCAAAAATaacgtaaaatattttatacaaaagcacctaaaagaggatgtcgaaatagaatctgcaatgaagctaaaaaagaatatatgtctggtacaaatgaaggattatagtgaaaaaattaaagtaatgaatgaaaaaagcaaacttagattTCTTACTGGAGAAAAAATCTTCATCAACGATGACCTGACCGACAACGAAAGACACATGAGGCAGGAAATTGTAACTAAATGCAAGGAATTAAGAGCTGAAGGTAAAAACGTGAAGATAGGGTACAAAAAACTAACTGTGGATGGCATAAAATTTGAATGGGTCGGAAATGGTACTTTCAAACGAGAAAAGTCTAGAGATATGGACCCAAAAAACGGCATCTAgtagtgaaaaaagaaaaagacggcCCATTATGCCGACAGACCCTAGAGATGAACAAGAAAATGAGTTTGCACATaaatagcaaaacaaaaaataagaatacgtacctaaatattgcgacatggaatgtaCGAGGAGTATATGAGGAGAgagcattaattaacctaatagaagaacttaaaaaatataaaatacacatcatAGCAATACAAGAAACACATTTGAATGGATACAACATTGAAAAGATTAGCCCATGTACGTGGGGCTAATCGTGGtgttttatacaagtggaggcgataataggaattttggagttggttttctggtacatgaagacgtggagcaggtaaaacgattcgtaacaaaatctgacagaatgtgtgcaattagaattaaaggaaaagagAACATGATATCGCTGATAAATATACATGTTCCAATAGAACAAAAAGGAGAAAAAGTGaaagatgaattttatgaagaattagagtcattgtctgaagaaatgcccagacaagatattataaattattatagtcGACGCCAAGATCAACAACCGTTCAAATGTTTATGCTAAAAAAATCCTGATCAATTTTTATGAATACAACATTttagcacaagtacttttcactgattacaaagctgcctacgatattatagacagaaacaaattaatagaaacgcttaaagaattccaagtgccagaaaaaatggTAAGATTGATAAAAATGACAactagacaaaccatttgtgtcGTAAAATGCAACGGTatagtctcagaagaattcgaagtgaaaaaaggtggtcgccaaggagacccgttgtctacattgctatgCAATATAgctctagaaaaaattgtaattgtaagtgggataaataggtccagcactattttatacaaggagcaccaatgcttagcatacgctgatgatgtggttctccttgcaagaaatggaaaagaactggcaaacatagcaaaaagactgattcgggaaagctctaaaatgggactgaaagttaatattaataaatcgaagtacttACATGAAAATCTCGAGCAAAAACGGAATACTTAaacaccaggggatcctttaaattggaggtggaaaatggatcagttgtagaattcgagaaggtggatgaatatatgtacttaggtactcctcttgatcagacatgtaaagaagaaacagaaatcaacctgagactgaccaagagcaacaggggTACTGGAGCCAAGAGCAAAAAAATTAAGGCCTAAGATATATTTCGTAacacaaaaataagagtatacaaaactataattagacccacaatgctatacgctgctgagacatggactatgaaccaaaccatacagaacagattggaagcatgagaaagaaagatacttcgcagaatgtttggtgtaaaagtagtagagggagaatggagaagacgaagtaatgcagaagtgtaccatttgtatgctaaccctacaataacaaaagtagtgaaaaaacgtagactagaatggctcggacatctagaaagaatgcaaggtaatagactagtcaagaacattgcttggagagtacctgagggcaaaaaaagagaggaagaccaagaaagaaacggagagatgtagtgatggaagatgtcagagagatgggaatcagagattggaagctgatagctaagaacagaaaatgatggaaattatccatccagtaATGGGCCGAAAAGGCCTGTTAatgctgtacatacatacatacatacttgTTTAGCACATGGAATAAGAGTTGTCGAAGAAGTTAGAAAAAAGTTTCcttataagaattcaactttataaagaaatgcatCCAAATATTCCACTTCCACCAGAACCCGTTGTAACACAATGGGGAATATGGTTGGAAGCCGCTTTTTTGTATTCAGACTATttcgtagatttaaaaaaatataattgaagCTTTAATGGATGAAAACTCCCAATATCTGCTAGAtgctaaataaatttttaaaaacgaAGTTCTTCAACAGCAACTTTAtatttatagtccagtcgtcagagagttgacccctaacaatcatacgaacaagctgaattttgcagagaatagtaattttgggaccccaaaaaagatccAAACAAGtataccacttttacccccggtcTTCTCCCTAGGgggataaaaacaaaaaaaaatcgatttatcaagaatgtCTAcacattagaaaaaaatatttcaaataaaaaatgtagctgagataattttaaacaaaaatatttataagcgTTTTATGTGTCGAATGAACCATTCTCTTGGAAACGATGCTTGAAGTGATCATctattttgcatgtcagttatgcgtgcgaaatcaatgttcaataaaattgacCAGGATTTTTTCAGAATTTACTTCAATATATTTGATTTATTGTGACTATATTTACATCATAGTTGGTTCTTGCATCCTGGTTTCCACCCCTTTCTATCTCGCCAGTCATGATCCTATAGCTGCTTTTCAGTCATGTCTTGTCTGATGCCCATCACCATGTCTTTCTCAGGTGTCCTCTTCTTTTCCTCTTTACTGGTCTCCTCTTCATCATTTTCTTAGGCCACCTGTACCCATTCATATGTCTTACAAATCCATACCATCTCAAACTCTAGGCTTCAATGATGTCAATTATGGTTGTTTCAATATGCATTCTTTTCCGTAAGTGTTAGCCTACAAAAATGTCTCCAAATCCCATTTCCATTGACagtacctttttttttaacattctGTCATTTGTCAGACATTAGCTTATAAGGCTTTCGACTGTGGTCTCATAGATTCCTTTAGTAATAGTAATTGTAACTCCAAGATACTTATatgatttaatatttataatttcacagTTGCCTAGCACTACATTACTATGGTCTTTATATGTATAGAAATTTATTGTAGATAgtaaaaaaatgtcaaatatttACTTACTGTTCAAAAAATGAATACCTAAGTGTATTATGAATGGACCTATAAGAAAAGTTATAAGAAAACAAAGGGATTGTATAGAATGTATATAAAATATGATGTAAAGTAGCTAAATTGAGTAAttcaattagaaataaacaaaataaaaaggggTCGAAGgaagttataattttatttttaagaagaCGAAAAACAATAGGACTCGAATCAAAAATCTAAAAAAACAGGTAGAACAGTATGGAACTAACTGATTTATCTGAAATTTAATCATGTAAAAAGCAAGAAAcgttattaaacaatttttcaaaataaaatccTAGCTACAGAAGTAGAATTTGAGTACAAGAAACAGATATTGAGTTGTTGACATGATAAAATGCAACATGTAGATgagaaaattaacaaaaagttAAGAAGTATAAAAAGTCTTACAGAAAATATATGAATATGATACAGATCTACAGACCAGTACAAATGAGAAAAAACAAGACTGTCATAAGATTTAGAGAATATTATTTTATGATGTTCTTTTCTACATAATGAATGAGAATATGTTGGCTTACCTTTCCACTAAGGCCTGCTTAGGAGTAACTTCACTGTTATGAAGACTGGACAGTCCTGGGGGCTGGGGGACGACGGGGGGCCCCGTGGGAACGTTCCCACCGCCGTCTAAGCAACCCCCTGGACCAGGGATCCCTCGATCCAGCGTGTCGCTGCCGACCAGTCACTGTCCCATCACATCGCACAAATTCCCGACAATTCACAGTGCCCCGTAACTACACATAACCTCAACGAAAAAGTATTTCATaaaagttgtttaaaataattaattcgaCAACACGAAGTCTATCAGATCGACTTGGTCATTGAACGGTATCCAAGTGCATTTTTCTAGTCTTCATTTTGACTGAAATTGTGTATTCTGATTGCCGAGAGGGATCaggatttttgaaaaaaattgtaaacaataaGTTCAGTGCACTATTTAACAGGTTGTTTGACGCAAACCAAATAACATTCGCATTTCGCACTTCATCGACGTACCGTCTCacaattaactatttttatttttaactcacAAACTGATATGAAAATTcgaatacaattatttttttgtaaacaggtTATAAACACTGTTTTGTCACTGAGACACTGTTCCCTATATTTTACACATATTGTTAAATGAAACTTCTGTATCCTTCAGCTAATCTGCATACGTTCTCTTGCTAACAATGCTTTAAGAATGCAATAAAATTTCTCAATGAAGTTTCACAATCACTTTTTTAATAGCAGAACAGACATCACAACTTTCGTCTTTATGAGATCGCGGCCATCTTCATGGCGTGCCAGTGCAGCCACCTGTCAAAGTATAAACAGACAGAaagaaaacaaattttttaaatcagcACTAGCAACTACCAATACaaataactgtatttttaattaCATACATTTAGAGTGATCAAcaaaatagtattttattaataattataattattaagcgATAATTGTATAGATTTGATACCAGGTTGTAGAATTTACAGAGTAGAAGTAGATAAAACTATAATATCGTGTTTCTAAAACATGTCCCAATGATTTGAACCTAATTCATTTGATTTTGGTATTTCAATAATTCACTTAAAATgcaaaaaagacaacaacaaaCTTAGACAAACTCAAGTACATAATAAACTTTAGGATTATGAAATACCCGACACgtttttatagtagtttttatAGTATCACTTATCCTTTGAAAAAAGCATAAcagaaacaattttattccacttttttgttattttattatataataaagataaaaatatacgattttataaagaaattaaacTAATAACTTGGTTTAATATCTTTgtgattttagcaaaaaaatctACCTGACTGTGAGATATGCAACCAGTAATACTACATATACATTTCCACTCGAAAAATGAATTTTCTGTAGTTGGCCGTATACtatatatattacaaaaattttatattaataaacaaattgtatataataattttaacagATAAATTTAACAGATTTAGTAATACTAGCAtttattatctatttttttttataagaaatgtTTTTACCTAAATAAAAAGATTCGGTATTTGTTTACATTTGTAAGTGTCCCTAAAATGCGAATTTTTTTGGACTCAGCCTGAAAATTGGAAAAAAGGGCAAAATTTCCATTTGCCTAGCTTTAAAAATCCGACTAGCCTTACTAATGtgattacaaaaaattattaaatttcagTCGACTATTAGTTATGCAAATAAAAATACAGTTTAGATTTGACGTTTGAAGTctgataatataatacaaatgtATTTTTAGGTTAGATTGTTCAgattacaaaacaaaaattattattaaatgagATGTTAAAATTGTTGACAACGGTTCGCAAGATGAGTACAGGTAACAAAATAACCACTTCAATTCAGAATAAACTAGAAAAGCAGCTAGAAACCGTTCATTTACAAGTAATAAACGAATCGTACATGCACAACGTTCCCAAAGGAGCCGAAACCCATTTTAAAGTATTGGTGGTCTCTGAAAAGTTCAAAGATCTTCCCTTGATCAAGAGACACAGGGCAGTA
The genomic region above belongs to Diabrotica undecimpunctata isolate CICGRU chromosome 8, icDiaUnde3, whole genome shotgun sequence and contains:
- the LOC140448192 gene encoding bolA-like protein DDB_G0274169, producing MLKLLTTVRKMSTGNKITTSIQNKLEKQLETVHLQVINESYMHNVPKGAETHFKVLVVSEKFKDLPLIKRHRAVTSVLKEELNGGVHALSIEAKTPEEWDKSKKVVEPSPRCLGGFGK